GGCAAGTTCCCTGGATTTACTGAGCCAGATGAAACATACCATGGTCTTCGTTACGGGATTGATGCAGCGGCAGCAGCATTTGCAACGAAGCTTCGCGTGCAACTATTACGCGATTTCGGACCATGCTTGAGCCCGGACAATGCATTTAATTTCCTGCAAGGACTAGAAACATTACATTTACGAGTACCGAAACATAACGAAAACGCACTGGAAGTTGCAAAATATCTGAAGGAACATCCTTCCGTTGAATGGGTCACGTACAACGGTCTTGAAGAACACCCATCTTACGAATTAGGGAAGAAGTATTTGAAAAACGGTTTCGGATCCATCGTCAACTTCGGTATTAAAGGCGGTCGTGAGGCGGGACGTAAAGTTATTGATAACGTCAATATCTGGTCTCATGTCGCAAACGTTGGAGATGCGAAATCACTAATTATTCACCCGGCTTCAACTACGCATCAACAACTTGGACCAGAAGACTTGAAGAAATCAGGCGTTACAGAAGAATTAATCCGCTTGGCAGTGGGGCTTGAATCCGTGGATGATATCATTGCGGATCTTGCACAAGCAATTGAAAAAGCTGTTCCAGTTGCTGCACAATAATTTGAAGATAGTAAACGAGGTGAGACCATGGTAGAGACTGGAATTGTAGAGATTGGAAATTTGCTGTTGGAGTCTGGTGTTGTGCTCGACCAAGTCCATCTCGCTTACGAATGGGCAAAAGTTGAAAACGCGCCAACTGTGCTTGTCTGTCATGCATTAACCGGTAACCATAAAGTTATCGGTACGGAGGATAAGCCGGGTTGGTGGAATGGTTTAGTGGGCGACGGAAAAAGCATTGACTCGAATAACTTTTCCGTTATTTCGTTTAATGTTCTTGGCGGTTGTGATGGATCTACAGGTCCTTTATCAATCAACCCCAAGACAAACCTACCGTATCGGCAGCAATTTCCGGAAATTTCAATACGAGACATGGTTTATGCGGAGCGAAAAGCGCTATCGGTTCTTGGAATCGATAAATTGCATACAGTAATTGGCGGTTCACTCGGTGGCATGCGTGTTTTGGAATGGGGTATCCTTTATCCAGATGATATGGATCTTTTATTGCCGCTTGCGGTAACGCCGTCTCTGAGCGCATATGGAATTGCTTTTAACTGCATTGGATTACATGCGATTGAGAGTGATGAAGACTTTGCTAATGGAAATTACGGAGAACCGGCTGACGTAAAGGGATTCGAGACAGCCCGTATGGCTGGAATGGTGACGTATCGGTCCAGTCAATTATTCAATGAGCGTTTTGCGCGCGATGAATCGAATAGCGGTGAGTACGAAGTCGAGTCGTATCTTCATCACATTGGGAAAAAGATCGCGACGCATTTTGACCCAAATAGCTACTGC
This genomic window from Sporosarcina sp. Marseille-Q4063 contains:
- a CDS encoding homoserine O-acetyltransferase, whose protein sequence is MVETGIVEIGNLLLESGVVLDQVHLAYEWAKVENAPTVLVCHALTGNHKVIGTEDKPGWWNGLVGDGKSIDSNNFSVISFNVLGGCDGSTGPLSINPKTNLPYRQQFPEISIRDMVYAERKALSVLGIDKLHTVIGGSLGGMRVLEWGILYPDDMDLLLPLAVTPSLSAYGIAFNCIGLHAIESDEDFANGNYGEPADVKGFETARMAGMVTYRSSQLFNERFARDESNSGEYEVESYLHHIGKKIATHFDPNSYCTLLRAMNTHDLGRGRGGIREAAKQIKAKTVMLGFTHDLIYPPESIRAFAHQLTNSNFCLINTEFGHDGFLTEYNKWGLFIKQSMEVATCRQSKSLYLASVL